Part of the Anomaloglossus baeobatrachus isolate aAnoBae1 chromosome 1, aAnoBae1.hap1, whole genome shotgun sequence genome, ctcgacatcatcacaatgttcagggtctcagcgagaggactctctgtatgatgaagcggaggtagctgatcaggattctgatcctgaagccgctctcaaccttgatactcctgatggggacgccatagtgaatgatcttattgcgtccatcaatgaaatgttgaatatttcttcctcagctcctcctgtggaggagtccgcttctcagcaggagaaattccgtttcaggtttcccaagcgtacaaagagtatgtttctggaccactctgacttcagagaggcagtccagaaacaccgagcttgtccagataagcgtttttccaagcgccttaaggatacacgttaccccttcccccctgacgtggtcaagggctggactcagtgtcccaaggtggatcctccaatctccagacttgcggctagatccatagttgcagtggaagatggagcttcactcaaggatgccactgacagacagatggagctctggttgaaatccatctatgaagctatcggcgcgtcttttgctccagcattcgcagccgtatgggcactccaagctatctcagctggtcaggcgcaaattgacgcactcacacgtacgtctgcgccgcaggtggcgtccataacctctcaaacgtcggcatttgcgtcctacgctattaatgctgtcctggactctgcgagccgtacggcggttgcagccgacaattcggtggcaatacgcagggccttgtggctgcgggaatggaaggcagattcggcttccaaaaagtgcttaactggattgccattttctggcgaccgtttgtttggtgagagattggatgaaatcatcaaacaatccaagggaaaggaaacatccttaccccaggccaaaccaaaaacaccccaacagaggaggggacagtcgaggtttcggtcctttcggggtgcgggcaggtcccaattctcctcgtccaaaaggccgcagaaggatcagaggaactccgacgcatggcggtctaaatcacgccctaaaaagaccgccggaggtgccgctactaaggcggcttcctcatgacttacggcctcctcacaccgcatcctcggtcggtggcaggctctcccgcttttgcgacacctggctgccacaagtaaaagaccgttgggtgagagacattttgtctcacggttacagtatagagttcagctctcgtcctccgactcgattcttcagaacatctccgcctcccgagcgagccgaggctcttctgcaggcggtgggcattctgaaggcagaaggagtggtggtcccggttcctcttcagcaacagggtcacggtttctactccaacctgtttgtggttccaaagaaggacgggtccttccgtcctgttttggacctaaaactgctcaacaaacacgtaaggaccaggcggttccggatggaatccctccgctccgtcatcgcctcaatgtcccaaggagatttcctagcatcgatcgatatcaaggatgcttatctccacgtaccaattgctccagagcatcagcgcttcttgcgcttcgccataggagacgaacaccttcagttcgcggcactgccgttcggcctggcgacagccccaagggttttcaccaaggtcatggctacagtagttgcggtcctccactctcagggtcactcagtgataccttacttagacgatctgctggtcaaggcaccctctcaagaggcatgccaacacagcctcaacgttactctggagattctccagagtttcgggtggatcatcaattttccaaagtcaaatctgacaccggtccaatcgctgacatatcttggcatggagtttcatactcttccagcgatagtgaagcttccgctggacaaacagcgttcactacagacaggggtgcaatctctccttcaaggtcggtcacaccccttgaggcgcctcatgcacttcctggggaagatggtggcagcaatggaagcagtccctttcgcgcagtttcacctgcgtccacttcaatgggacatcctacgcaagtgggacaggatgccgacgtccctagacaggaacgtctccctctctcaggcaaccaaagcttcccttcggtggtggcttcttcccacctcattatcgaaggggaaatccttcctacccccatcctgggcggtggtcacgacggacgcgagtctgtcagggtggggagcagtttttctccaccacagggctcagggtacgtggactcagcaagagtcctcacttcagatcaatgttctggagatcagggcagtgtatcttgccctaaaagcgttccagcagtggctggaaggcaagcagatccgaattcagtcggacaactccacagcggtggcatacatcaaccaccaaggtgggacacgcagtcggcaagccttccaggaagtccggcggattctgctgtgggtggaagccacagcatccaccatatccgcagttcacatcccgggcgtagaaaactgggaagcagactttctcagtcgccagggcatggacgcaggggaatggtcccttcacccggacgtgtttcaggagatctgttgccgctgggggatgccggacgtcgacctaatggcgtcacggcacaacaacaaggtcccaacattcatggctcgatctcaagatcacagagctctggcggcagacgccttagttcaggattggtcgcagtttcggattccttatgtgtttcctcctctggcactgttgcccagagtgttacgctagatcagggccgactgccgccgcgtcatcctcgtcgctccagactggccgaggaggtcgtggtacccggatctgtggcatctcacggtcggcgaaccgtgggcactgccagaccgaccagatttgctgtctcaagggccgtttttccatctgaattctgcggccctcaacctgactgtgtggccattgagtcctggatcctagcgtcttcaggattatctcaagaggtcattgccactatgagacaggctaggaaaccaacgtccgccaagatctaccacaggacgtggaaaatattcctgtcgtggtgctctgctcaggggttttctccctggccatttgccttgcccacttttctgtcctttcttcaatccggattggaaaagggtttgtcgctaggctcccttaagggacaagtctctgcgctctctgtgttttttcagaagcgcctggccagactcccacaggtacgcacgttcctgcagggggtttgtcacatcgtccctccttacaagcgtccgttagaaccctgggatctgaacagggtgctgatggttcttcagaaaccaccgttcgagccaatgagggatatttcgctcgcacgcctttcgcagaaagtggtttttctagtagcagtcacctcacttcggagagtgtctgagttggcagcgttatcatgcaaagctcctttcctggtgtttcaccaggacaaggtggttctgcgtccggttccggaattcctccctaaggtggtatccccttttcatctcaatcaggatatctccttaccctcgttttgtcctcatccagttcaccaatgtgaaaaggatttgcacttgttagatctggtgagagcactcagactctacatttctcgtacggcgcccctgcgccgctcggatgcactctttgtccttgtcgctggccagcgtaaagggacacaagcttccaagtcaaccctggctcggtggatcaaggaaccaattctcgaagcttaccgttcctcggggcttccggttccctcaggactgaaggcccattctaccagggccgtgggagcgtcctgggccttgcgacaccaggctacggctcagcaggtgtgtcaggcagctacctggtcgagcctgcacactttcacgaaacactatcaggtgcatacctatgcttcggcagatgccagcctaggtaggcgagtccttcaggcggcggttgcccacctgtaggacggagccgttacggctctattatgaggtattatttacccacccagggactgcttttggacgtcccaattgtctgggtctcccaatggagcgacaaagaagaagggaattttgtttacttaccgtaaattccttttcttctagctccaattgggagacccagcacccgcccctgtttttgtatacacatgttgttcatgttaaatggtttcagttctccgatattccttcggattgaatttactttaaaccagtttataattttttcctccttcgggcttttgcaccaaaactgatgagcccgtggcagcacggggggtgtataggctgaaggggaggggctttacacttttagtgtaatactttgtgtggcctccggaggcatagctatacacccaattgtctgggtctcccaattggagctagaagaaaaggaatttacggtaagtaaacaaaattcccttctttgcttaaAAATCATGAGAATTGGCCCTGAAAGTACAAAAACATGGCCGCAACTGTCTGGATGGCCATGTACCCCTTCAAAATGAGAGTGTTCACATTAGAAAGCGTACCAGACCCCTCAGTTTCCTCCCCAGACCCCTCTTTTTTTCCCTCACCCAGGCCAAGTTTTATCTGCTTTGTCAACAAAAGATTGGACATGCCGATAACCAGCCAGCCCGATCGCAAGTCGGGCCACCAGCCATCGTGATGCTCTAAGCAGCGGCAGCACTTTCTATCCCCACCATTACCTGCTCGCTGATGGCCTGGACCTCCCTCATCTCGTCCTCGGTGAGCGGGGCATAGGTCTCGTTCTCGCTGTCCTCCTGCCAGCCCATTTCCTTCAATAACCTGCAAGTCAGAGGATTTCCTCATTATTCGTAGGGTCTGAGCTTAGATACTCCATGTCCAGCGTCACCCCAATCATGAAAAGTGAAATTCTACAGTGTCATACATTATCTCCCCCCTTTTTTAGGTGCAGATTTCAGTTTTCGCAATTGCAAAACAGACATTGGTGGAAGAAAGCCGCCGCCATGTTTTCCCCAACTCTTCACACAAGAGACGGCGCTAAATTTATTATTGAAGCCGTATCATGGTGTCAAGGTCGGGAATTTCAAATTgggtttttcagggtcacagagacagcgttcaaatcgatctgcgcagatgtatgtatgaggaacaATAACCACACAGACGTGTCTCTATTCGGGAGAAGCTCAATGGTCTTCTGATctgtatattataaaatacacacagttattcagttcaacattgtccctgattggtcatCAGCCTGTTTCTGGCTTCCTAATAAGAGCTtaaaccagctactgaatacttctttgttaaTACATTGCTGAGCAAGAACGAGGAGTCaacctcccacatctcacatcccacatttcACATGGTGAGAACTAACTGATTACAGATTCTCTTCTAAATACCTTTTTGTTCATTGTTCATTCTGGCTTGATTATCGAGTTAACACATTCCTGTGcgcacatcttagaatcatattataaagcttctatgcaattgtcatatagacacacagataattatgcaacgacatctatactttgattactTACACAGATAAGATTACTACAGCTGGACAAACAGCCTCTAGCCCAGGCTACCCTCACAATGGTACCCATATACAATACACAGCAAGCCGGTCTTAGAAGATCATGGATACTACCTCTGCTTTCTGTCAGCGGGGAATACCTGTGCTCTGCTTCCAGTGAACTCGACAGAACGTCCTCCTGAGGAAAGGTGGAAGAGCGGGTGATTGGTCTGGAAGTGAAGGAATTCCCGTTCCCCTGGGGGGTTTCGCCCGGATCAAAGTTGAGGTTTATGTCCCTTTGATGACAAGAGCTTCTGTTCTGTAGATTAGAGTCGTCCTGCGGGAAGAGAAGTCGTGTGAGACCGGGTGCACCACCCCGAACTGAAGAGACACGGGGGGCCGGGGATGACTGCCATGATTACTTTTTATTTTAGTTAGGACAATGCGACTGGATGCTAcatgtggatgggattaatagaaggaCCAATATGGCATCAATGGGGGACTTTGTTAGTGACATGCCTCCTGCTGTCTAACTACCTAGATGCGGCATCTGGGGGCTCAACAGTAGGAAACTGGGACCCACTGTTCCTGCAGAAGCGAAACGGTGGTACCTGTCCTATAAAATGTGGAATCGATACATCACGAAGAGTTAATTTATCAGTGGCTCATGACAGATAGCCCCATCATAGAGCATCAAAGGCGACAGGACAGAACAGAGAGGTGCAGCAATTTTAAAACTTCCAACTGATGGACCCAATGGGGCGATATGTGATGGCCGAGGGTTGGTGCAACGAAGAGACAAGTGACAGCAGACAGAGTGGGGGACACAAGCAGCTACCTCGTCCACGGAAGTCGGAGACGCGTCCAGAGAGCCCGGAAGTGCACATGGGTTGGATCCAAAGCTTTCATTAGAAGAGTCCAGGTTGTCCTCTTCCATCTGCAGACACTCCTGTTCCTACACAATAGGGAAGAATCGTTAGGAACCACATCCAGAGCAGAACCCCCGGCGGATTCACATGCAGGGACCCCGGGGGGGTTGGGCGCCCTGTGGACCCGTCATTATAAAGATCTGTAAATGTGCAGACAGGATCCTCGGATCATTTGTGGCTGGTGGTAAACGCTCTGAGCCGTACACACTAATGTCCCGGGATCAGAGGAGTCCGACTCCAGCTGCTCAATCCTTTGGAGGTCATAGACATTAAAGAACGGCTGCAGAGCTTTACAGGACAGGAGGTCGTCCAAAAAGCTATAACTGAGCGCAGTGGTGAAAAACAACCTGCTGCATCACCAGCGCCCAAAATATCTACATCCTGAAGAGGATAAGCCGTGCGTGGTCACCGGTCGTAGTCACCGCACTGACCTGAGACGGGCCGGCTTCTTTGGGCGTTTGGCTCCGGGGGGTATCGGTTCCGCTCTTACTAGCAAGAGAGTGAGCACTTGTAGCAACTGAATATCCAGAGAGTGAGACGTCGTCCTTCATCCCTTTCCTGATGACCAGCATTTGTGAAGGTCGGGATTTACTGTTCAAAGGATATTCTGTCCAAGAGGGAAAGAAGTGTTAGATCTCTACACGGTCACCAGAACCCCGGAGGGGGGAGGCCGAAGAGGGGCTCATTTCTCACTGCAGTAATTTGGACCCGCCTGAGCTCAACCCTTTATTGTTCTGGCCCGCAGAGACCAGAGCACAGACGGGAGGGGATGCGGGCCTGCAGCGACCAGAGCACAGACGGGAGGGGATGCGGGTTTGCAGAGACCAGAGCACAGACGGGAGAGGGTGCGGGCCCGCAGAGACCAGAGCACAGACGGGAGAGGGTGCGGGCCCGCAGCGACCAGAGCACAGACGGGAGGGGATGGGGGTCCGTAGAAACGAGAGCACAGACGGGAGGGGGTGCGGGCCCACAGAGACCAGAGCATAGACTGGAGAGGGTGCGGGCCCGCAGAGACCAGAGCACAGACAGGAGAGGGTGCGGGCCCGCAGAGACCAGAGCACAGACGGGAGAGGGTGCGGGCCCGCAGAGACCAGAGCACAGACGGGAGAGGGTGCGGGCCCGCAGAGACCAGAGCACAGACGGGAGGGGATGCGGGCCCACAGAGACCAGAACACAGACGGGAGGGGATGCGGGCCCTCAGAGACCAGAGCACAGACGGGAGGGGGATGCGGTCCCACAGAGACCAGAGCACAGATGGGAGGGGATGCGGGCCCTCAGAGACCAGAGCACAGACGGGAGGGGATGCGGGCCCGCAGAGACCAGAGCACAGACGGGAGGGGATGCGGGCCCACAGAGACCAGAGCACAGACGGGAGGGGATGCGGGCCCACAGAGACCAGAGCGCAGACGGGAGGGGATGCGGGTCCGTAGAAACGAGAGCTGCTGGAGGGGATGCGGGCCCGCAGAGACCAGAGCCACCAGACTCATCCCACACAGGAGAAAAACTAACAACCGCCGGACTCACCCCACACTCCTGAGGCTGCGGACTTGTTTTGGTTAAACTCTTGTTCATGCTCCGGGTTCAGAGAAGGCTGCAAAATAATAGAAGACATGTCATTAATACCTGAGTGTGAACACCCCATACATATAAACAGATACAGGCAATTACACGCCATACAGCGGTGCACGTCTGCCACCGCTATTACTGGAAGGCGATGTCACCACAACTGACTCAGGGTTTAGCTGAGTGTAGAGGCAACAACACCACGTACGGACACATTTGGTTCAAAGTTACTTAGTTCCACAATAGAAACTGAATACATTATTAGAActgatgaggctggtgtgcttACTATGAAATCCAGCTCAGGCTGGCTGCTCCTTTATATAAATGTATAATCAGTTTCTGCACAGCTAGCCTTATTGACGGCtcctcagagtccctcctcccCGCTGCTGAAATCTCGCCCTGCTCGGTACAAGCTGCAGCCGTCAGCCAGGCTGGGAGGGCGGCGGAGAGTGAATGAATCGGATTCATGAGCTCTCAAGTCTTCAGCTAGACTCATAAAATCCACCGAATTTCAGGGTTATCCAATCATTCTTAGATGGATTATCACAGTAAGTACACCGGCCTCACG contains:
- the GPBP1 gene encoding vasculin, with the translated sequence MAQHDFAPAWLSFPTPTSSTKTALSSEKHSEGLMRLDSRHLIRRRHNSSDAFDAAHGRSSAGNFGKKEHNGWRSQGRTVSENLNHSSALNGTGYRSRSSTGHSGKGHSPRDGSFSENDATWRDDGGSSRQFEAEDFPSLNPEHEQEFNQNKSAASGVWEYPLNSKSRPSQMLVIRKGMKDDVSLSGYSVATSAHSLASKSGTDTPRSQTPKEAGPSQEQECLQMEEDNLDSSNESFGSNPCALPGSLDASPTSVDEDDSNLQNRSSCHQRDINLNFDPGETPQGNGNSFTSRPITRSSTFPQEDVLSSSLEAEHRLLKEMGWQEDSENETYAPLTEDEMREVQAISEQLQKNGLRKNELLKSGLSFEFRFDPQRCGPFRATYEDDDPETSSSSDTSDDDYL